The genomic segment tttataagacccttgtgaatgcagtaaagtaaatctgtaaaccCAAacttgtaattcagcggagaaatctttgtttaaaaatgacaaatttgcagctaaaatttagccctctgtgaaaacagtttgtacagccgtatcatttccatgacgtcagggacaagacgacgcgctcccgccttcagtccgatcccgcattgaaattgattttatctgttagtaatgttacttatacacgtcctggtttcaacatccaaaagtaagctgcaatgaatgtgagatacagatctgtgtgctcagatcagcaacgacatcgacagcgggcgccgttcttcctctcccgctctctgcctccgctgcgcttattaagtctgcgggctcgttaacgagctcgttaaccgccgacgcgggccactcacaccacccgtgtctgctttgcagccggtgttgtgccagattcagcgcacaacaccggcatcacctctctgtctactgaatggagctgcagcacacttggcacaagtcctgagattacgctcgctgttttaatgcgaagcggctggtacacctgttgctgcgaggacagacttcttgcggcaaaatccacagcaccgcacgtctcggcaatcggagccccagagctccatggaccctgagagaggtttatgtatttttaatgactgggattctttgcgggtctcgcctccatatcccgcgatggtaccggaggcaaaagacagtagattttcattgcgacaccactcaatcaaacgggcctatgaaaaagtcccccaaaataattttcaagcacaaataaaagaaatgtgtactcaccaaacgtgccgcaagacaatatgaagttttaaaaaagtagatccttctgtataagacaagaaaaaggtgcagatgcaaactgacgtaaatccacaaattacagttggcgcgcaatgcatgctgggagagggtcttctccgtgacgtctctgcagcgtccatgatgagagggacaatttgcggagggctaaatgttagctgtaaatttgtcattttcaaatgaagatttctccgttgaatgacagatctgggcttgcagatttactttactacattcagaaggatctcatgtgtaaatgtaagtcattttttggtccgaagatctgactgcatttatttcaatgcaggtctactttaaagcacCTTTTCAGACAATGTTTTAAACCTTTTCCAACAATGTTTCTGCATTTAAAATAATGGGTAAATTTGTCATCTGCCAGTAAGACTTTCATCTGCATCCTCTCTTTATTCAAATACTACAGATTTGGGTTCTAATAAGATTTGGATTTAGGCCAGATGACCCACAGGTGCAAATCATCACCTTGACACCCCAGAATATCTGTCAAAGGGGAAATCGTTGATTAAAACCCGTCTTCAATTGCTGAATTTTGGCCAAGATTTTCATCTCAATTGCAAAAGGAAATTGGGTCCAATATTTTAAATAGGAGCTAAAATTGACATGTTAGAGTTCTTACTGGTACCTACTATTCTGTTATGAATTTGACTGTAATTGATTTATTGCTGATTACACCTGATTCCtgttatacactgaaaaaagaaccaacataaaagttgtttcagttggtaacattTAAATTAATTAAGTTATTTGAACTTAATTCAAACAAACTAAGTTGaactaagttagatcaactctagctTACAAACGTCAAagctcaaacaacttaattcatttagatggtaccaactgaaacaattcatttaagttggtttaactattctcttttttcagtgaatatgatttgtttgtttgtttgtttgtttgtttgtttgtttgtttttaaagcaacGGGTGTGCCAGCTTAAATTTTTGTTAAAATCTCCAAAAATGTCCTGCTGAAGAGAGCATTATGGGTTTCATGGAGGATCCAAAGGAGGCTCAGAACACTCCTGATTACTGCatatcagaggtgggacaaagtcaagtcattctcaagtcatgaatcagcaagtcccaagtcaagcctcaagtcagcttgcaaacaggtggtcattatgacttgagacttgacttgctgattcatgacttcagagtgacttgatggtgacttactcccacctctgctgcATATTGCAACTTGATTGTCCACTTTCACCTATTTTTACACAAGATCATTGCCAGTGTACACCACCGAAATCAGAATATTGCCTTTTTTTGGATCACGATTTAGTCACAATCACAATTTTTGTTCAAACTTTCCAGATTGCTCACAGTGTTCCAAAATGCTGTTTTGACCTCTGATTACACCTGATTTCAGGCTccaattgtttttttccccccaaaatagtAGACACTTTGGTATTTGTTCCAATGTTTAATATCTCTAGGGCTGGACACAGCATTTTTTAACTTGGTGTGTGTATGGTTTCTTCACTGGCTGATATCCAGTGATGCCATTTTTGGCTCCTTTTTCTTCTCCGTTAGCAGATGGGCTGCACGCTTCTTTGGATttgagacgggggggggggggttgtttttccCTACAGAGTAATCCATCCCTTTCCCTTGGGGAAGTCTTCGTTTGCTTTGGCGTTGGACTACATGTTGTTCTCATCTGCAGAGTGTTTGTGGATTTTAAGTTACATGACTTGTTACTCAGAGAACGTAGAGTTCACTGTGTTGCTTTTTTGGGGATTACACCATCAGTTAGACTGGAGCTGACTGGTTTCGTTGGTGGTCATGTTGAACCTGCTCCTTGGCCCACCCTCCATTGTGCAGGTGTTGTGTTTGCTTTGGATTCATAATTTGCTGCATAACACAAGGGGAAAAGGTTGACAAAacccaaatgttatggagctgatTGGTTGTGTAACAGTGAATTAACAATCTTTTTTGTATTCCAGGAAGAAAATGCAGTACTCAGGCAGAAGGTAAAGATGCCACGCCGTATTGTTCACCGCAGCTCAAGTATTTGTTGGAACAAATTACAGACATGGTGTTGTGTAAATCTGACAAAGGATTCAGGATGAAGTTTTGTGCACGTCCTCTTCCTGTTTGTCTCCTCAGTGAAGCCGTACGAGCCAAACATCCCCGAACCAACCACCAGGGCAGACCTCATGAAATGTAAGGTGGTCTTCACATGAACATCATGAATGACCCTCACTGTACTATTAATGTTAAAATCGATCTTTTTAAAAGATATTCAAAGCCAGTTTATTTTTCCAAACCTGAAACATTTATCTCTCTCTTCCTGCTCATATTTTCGCTCTCCGCTCACTCAGACTGGTTCCCCACCTCTTTTGATGATAAAACTGCACAGAAGCTTTTGTGGATTTCAGAGCAGGGGTCAAAGGTTGCCCGTACAACAGAGGCGGTCTGCCCATATCCCAGCAGGCCTGAGAGATACGAACACTCGCCACAGGTAGAGCTCGGAGTATAATCAGTGTCGTTTTCTACGAGCGCCTCACATCTGGAAATAACTAAGTGGCCATTATGGCCTAATGTTAATTCAATTATATGGActataatatttatattttattatttattccattCCTGGATTTGATCAACAAGGTGATCTGTCATCCAGAAAACTCTGCTGAGACACAAGGAATTAGAACTTTCTTACAAACAGATAAAAATCAGATCTTTTTTTAATACCTGGACCACTCAGGATAATCCACATATTCTTCTTGGATTGCCCAAAAGGATAATGGGGTTTATATTAATATATCAAGCATCTTTCCAAAGCATTGTATGGGGGtttaatcaaaaataaataatatacatTTACAAAAGTTCTGCCTCATACACAAAGATTTCGATAACAAGCAAGATACATCAATCACATTATGGGCACTTCCACATTAAAGGGTGCATAGTGAAAATTAGTATTATTAGTGAAATtgtcatgggcgcaatttggtgggggatggggaacatgtcccccccaccaccttttcaaccaggggggacagaatatggtatgccccccccaccttctgacatatatgtgtgtacttgaaacatgctatgtcagtcttatgtgcaaaaccatgtcagaatagtatctttgtttctaaaagtttgtatttttagcagcattgactcgtttccaacacctgtttcttgtttgtcacattctgaattttctgggactgcatttgcccagatttgaaaccaaaaatagttgcctctagggactagtgtctacacataagtatcaatggaccatatgctaatttactaaattctgaaagttagaaaaggaaatcagaaaagctatctgggacctcagaaagcccatctgcaattattgcttgatctccaaaatcagtctatgcaagttaaattatgttcagtatgagtgttgtcattagtgccactttgaaaattaaattcatgataagtaatttatcctaaacttatgatctgctgttttttcaaacttatgcaaaaacaaatcttgagaaaaaaaatacagtatgcaatagttaatcATTAAGagtctgttctttcatatttataaatacattttaccacattgcaggttttttttttttttcatgaaaactcaacctttcattctttttgagttctacacatgtggtgataccttatttacaccaggatgttaataaaatcaatgctggctattctcagaataaagtacttatagccACAGTTTCatattgtataagtcaaatggtgtccactttatggtcttcacaaaacattaaaattactgttctggatgctcagaatgaatcgaagcttatctagaaactgttggcttctgggggcctaaagcagcccccagacccccaacctatgggcttcggccctgcgggcctcgcactttgtccccccaatttctagttctaaattgcgcccttggaaATTGTGACTAGATTCTTTAGTTTATCTCAGTAATATTAGTTTCTTGTACATCAGGCTCACATGGTGAATAATCATGCCAATTATCTAAGATCTACCATGATTTGTTAAAAAGTTATGGTTGgaactctgactgtttttgttgggaaagtgaagtacacggacccacgccagggggcgtacatgaacggccaataggaattcaaataaatgactattatgcaaatgtgcaaacaaaaccaaatatgctTCAGTCAATCAATAATCAAAAAGGTGACACGTGGGtaggcctgagggtaggagacgcctatccagaggagagccggaacccacgaagttccaccgccaacggagacctgcaacacaccagagccgccaagtcctgattcccccaggtggccaccgctcgtggctgtcagaccggtactgctggcaggaacaaaaacaggttaagggtgggtgtgtgaacgcccaacaaacagtcagcaactcacaaaaATCCTTGTGTAGGAATacatccaaatactcccagagtgcagaggaaaaactggaggacgtgcagtgtcaatggttatacttagtaagtcagaagtgaggagtagagacgccaactcctccaacttccacaaactcggctacaagctgcaagtataagtcacaactgcaaagacttcagtaacaatgaatgtgcgtacagcacaaaacggctgagtcggtttacctgcgtggtaagctgataactcagcagagttatggtgtctctcccaggttcttatggatgtggtgatgaaTAATGACTGGCAGCTGACAGCCAAAACGGTGCACCTGGAGGATCCAACCGGTCCGTGCGCCCTCTGCAGGGcaaaaggtgccagcatggcagggcaccatctggtggtgggccagcagtacctcctcttcggcggcccacacaacagttttgtgGTCCAATTTGTGTGTCAGTGTATATTTCAGCTTCCAGTGTTATTAAATTGTAAAAGGCGGAACCATATTTTATATTTAAGAAACCTTCTTTGACATCTAACAGTGCTATCTCAGCCATTTACTGAATGCTggggagatttatttattttcaaataatGTCCTTTTATCATCATTGGAAACTTGGAACTTTCCTTTAAAAAATCTCCCCTCCAATATAATCCTCCATAAAAGTAtaaaaaaacagataaaaaccacacaccaaagTATTCCTTTGTTTATGCAGTTACCTGACAAAATGCCTGAGCTACATttaaaatggttaaaattagATCAAGTTACAACAGCATGTTGCAAAATATGACTTTTCATTAAAAAATTTGTCCTCTccaaaaaatattttcaaaaattTCACATTTCACCAGATTCAGAAAtgatttttgtttaaataaatgcATCAGACTCTAACAGCAAACACATTTCTGCTTTTGTTTGGGATTTTGTTTTCTACGATAAGTAACACATTTTCTAAAAGGAAATATTTGATTGCTTAGTTTGAACTTATGATCTTGGAATCCGTAAATGGCTCTAAGAAACGTCCCTGATTTTGGCAAACCGATGATTCTGCTCTGTGGACTTTCATTGTACTGGGTGTTGGTCAATCCAGTGTGTGCTGCCAAAACCAAACTCTTTCCCATTggtacagctgtcatcaatcatgatCCCAAACTGAAAGTAAAGAGCTCTTGGCAAGTTAAACAATACTTTGTAACTTTCACCACCACTAAATTAAGAGAATGCATAATTTTGACCATTCTGATGACAGAAAGTCTTAAACAGgctttttctgtggcagttgtatGTTGTAAATCAttctgcagagaaaaaaaaaaaaaaaaaaaaaacagctgaaagacaaagctgAAAGGCCAGCATTGTCATggcattcatgtccatgatgaaCCCATTTTAACCTCTGAGAATGTCTGGAAGAAGATTTTGTTGAATAAATGAGTCTTGTTTCAAGCACAAAACGGTCAAAATAATTTAAACAACCATGGACTCATTCCAAAATGTGCTGGGCTGGACACATCTTATCTACAGCTTCCAAGAGAACTAATTGATTTCATGTCTTATACCCTCAGATGACAAGTGCATTCTAGTTATAAAAGGTTTTGCAGAGTTTTAGAGATGTTTCTTTCATTTAACTTGGATTATGTTGCCAGTTCTCCACAGACTGCAGGACACCTTTTTGAAGCACTTTCTGTGCAGTTGTTGTGTCTCATTATGAAGGAATAAATACTCCAAGCACACTTTATGTGCACCAAAAATATATCCAGTTTCTTTTTACCACAAACTGAGGGTTTGGACTTGGATCTCACCTCGTTTACTGTTGCAATCTTCTTCTCTTCTTCAGGTCCTCTGTAAGGACGGCCTGTTGGGTAATCGAGGGTATTGGGAAGTGGACTACAGTGGATGGGTTGTGATTGGCGCCGTCTTTGAGACCGCACCAAGAAAGGAGCAAGACGGGTCTTGTGGTATCGGGGAGAATGAATCCTCCTGGGGTGCTGGATGGTCTGGATCCTGCTACCAAGTCTGGCACAACGGGGAGAATGTGGACATCGAGCTCCCCATGACACCAACAATGGGAATCTACATCGACCAGCCAGCTGGCATCATCAAGTTTCTTCTGGTGGAAGGAGAGGATGAAAAGGAAGTGCGGCTGATTCAGAAGATCAATACCAACATAAAGGAGAAGATATTCCCTGCATTCTGGGTTGGCACAAATTCATTCTGCATTCTTCGGAAAAAGGATCAGTGACATGGTAGAGGATGGAGAATGCAGGAGGAAATGGAGATACAATCATTTAAACTGAAGAAATTGACAGCACAGACATGGGGAGCTTGGGAAAAAAAGTTGGAGAACATCATGGGATCTTCACACATCGTGTCTGCTTTCTCTGGTGCCAAGGAAGTGTTCATTTCATATTCTATATTCTGGTGATAAAAGTTCTCAGGGAGTTACTGTATTTTCAGACGTGACACGTAACGCTACatgtcaacttcaatcaacttttttcttgtatagcgccaaatcacaacaaacagttgccccaaggcgctccacattgcaaggcaaggccatataataattatgaaacacagtctacgtctaaagcaacataaccaagggatggttcagggtcacccgatccagccctaactataagccttagcgaaaaggaaagttttaagcctaatcttaaaagtagagagggtatctgtctccctgatctgaattgggagctggttccacaggagaggagcctgaaagctgaaggctctgcctcccattctactcttacaaaccctaggaactacaagtaagcctgcagtctgagagcgaagcgctctaatggggtaatatggtactacgaggtccctaagataagatgggacctgattattc from the Thalassophryne amazonica chromosome 16, fThaAma1.1, whole genome shotgun sequence genome contains:
- the zgc:195001 gene encoding tripartite motif-containing protein 16; its protein translation is MGFMEDPKEAQNTPDYCISEEENAVLRQKVKMPRRIVHRSSMKPYEPNIPEPTTRADLMKYWFPTSFDDKTAQKLLWISEQGSKVARTTEAVCPYPSRPERYEHSPQVLCKDGLLGNRGYWEVDYSGWVVIGAVFETAPRKEQDGSCGIGENESSWGAGWSGSCYQVWHNGENVDIELPMTPTMGIYIDQPAGIIKFLLVEGEDEKEVRLIQKINTNIKEKIFPAFWVGTNSFCILRKKDQ